The Pongo abelii isolate AG06213 chromosome 20, NHGRI_mPonAbe1-v2.0_pri, whole genome shotgun sequence genome window below encodes:
- the ZNF180 gene encoding zinc finger protein 180 isoform X5: MEEQDDKPPEPPKACAQDSFLPQEIIIKVEGEDTGSLTIPSQEGVNFKIVTVDFTQEEQGTWNPAQRTLDRDVILENHRDLVSWDLATAVGKKDSTSKQRIFDEEPANGVKIERFTRDDPWLSSCEEVGDYKDQLEKQQEKQEILLQEVAFTQRKAVIHERVCKSGEPGEKSDLNSSLFSSPIIPIRNHIHKHVSHAKKWHLNSAVNSHQKINENETLYENNECGKPPQSIHLIQFTRTQTKDKSYGFSDSIQSFCHGTPLHIHEKIHGRGKTFDFKECGQVLNPKISHNEQQRIPFEESQYKCSETSHSSSLTQNMRNNSEEKPFECNQCGKSFSWSSHLVAHQRTHTGEKPYECSECGKSFSRSSHLVSHQRTHTGEKPYRCNQCGKSFSQSYVLVVHQRTHTGEKPYECNQCGKSFRQSYKLIAHQRTHTGEKPYECNQCGKSFIQSYKLIAHQRIHTGEKPYECNQCGKSFSQSYKLVAHQRTHTGEKPFECNQCGKSFSWSSQLVAHQRTHTGEKPYECSECGKSFNRSSHLVMHQRIHTGEKPYECNQCGKSFSQSYVLVVHQRTHTGEKPYECSQCGKSFRQSSCLTQHQRTHTGEKPFECNQCGKTFSLSARLIVHQRTHTGEKPFTCIQCGKAFINSYKLIRHQATHTEEKLYECN, translated from the exons ATGGAAGAGCAGGATGACAAGCCCCCAGAGCCCCCGAAGGCCTGTGCACAG GATTCTTTCCTTCCTCAAGAGATTATCATCAAAGTCGAGGGAGAAGACACTGGGTCTCTGACCATCCCATCTCAG GAAGGAGTGAACTTCAAAATTGTGACTGTGGACTTCACACAGGAGGAACAGGGTACTTGGAACCCTGCTCAGAGGACCCTGGACAGAGATGTGATCCTGGAGAACCACAGGGACCTAGTCTCTTGGG ACTTGGCAACTGCAGTTGGAAAAAAAGATTCAACTTCAAAGCAGAGGATTTTTGATGAAGAACCAGCTAATGGAGTGAAGATAGAGAGGTTTACAAGGGATGATCCTTGGTTGTCTTCATGTGAAGAAGTTGGTGATTATAAAGACCAGTTGGAGAAGCAACAGGAAAAACAAGAGATACTTTTGCAGGAAGTGGCATTCACTCAAAGGAAAGCAGTTATTCATGAGAGAGTCTGCAAAAGTGGTGAACCTGGGGAGAAGAGTGATCTGAATTCCAGTCTATTTTCATCCCCAATTATACCCATAAGAAACCATATTCATAAACATGTATCACATGCTAAAAAATGGCATCTTAATTCTGCTGTAAACAGTCATCAGAAGATTAATGAGAATGAGACACTATATGAAAATAATGAATGTGGAAAACCCCCTCAGAGCATTCACCTTATTCAGTTTACAAGAACTCAAACAAAAGATAAATCCTATGGATTTAGTGACAGTATTCAATCTTTTTGCCATGGTACACCCTTACATATACATGAAAAAATTCATGGAAGAGGAAAAACCTTTGATTTTAAAGAATGTGGGCAAGTTTTGAACCCCAAAATATCCCATAATGAACAACAGAGAATTCCTTTTGAAGAGAGTCAATATAAATGTAGTGAAACCTCTCATAGTTCCTCCCTTACTCAAAACATGAGAAATAATTCTGAAGAGAAACCTTTTGAATGTAATCAGTGTGGGAAATCCTTCAGCTGGAGCTCTCATCTTGTTGCACATCAGAGaactcacacaggggagaaaccttatgaatgtagTGAATGTGGAAAATCCTTCAGCCGGAGCTCTCACCTTGTTTCCCATCAGAgaactcatactggagagaaaccttacaggTGTAATCAATGTGGGAAATCCTTTAGCCAGAGTTATGTCCTTGTTGTGCATCAAAgaactcatactggagagaagccttaTGAATGCAATCAATGTGGAAAGTCATTCAGGCAGAGCTATAAACTTATTGCACATCAAAGAAcacacactggagagaagccctatgaATGTAATCAATGTGGGAAATCATTTATCCAGAGCTATAAACTTATTGCACATCAAAGAATTCATACTGGGgaaaaaccctatgaatgcaATCAGTGTGGGAAATCCTTTAGTCAAAGTTATAAACTTGTTGCTCATCAGAGAACTCACACAGGAGAAAAACCCTTTGAATGTAATCAGTGTGGGAAATCCTTCAGCTGGAGCTCTCAGCTTGTTGCACATCaaagaactcacactggagagaaaccatatgaaTGTAGTGAATGTGGAAAATCTTTTAACCGCAGTTCTCACCTTGTTAtgcatcagagaattcacactgggGAAAAACCGTATGAATGTAATCAGTGTGGGAAATCCTTCAGCCAGAGTTATGTTCTCGTTGTACATCAGAGAACTCATACTGGAGAAAAGCCCTATGAATGCAGTCAATGTGGGAAGTCCTTCAGACAGAGTTCATGCCTTACTCAACATCAGAgaactcatactggagagaaaccatttGAATGTAATCAGTGTGGAAAAACATTTAGCTTGAGTGCTCGACTTATTGTGCATCAAAgaactcatactggagagaaaccctttaCATGTATTCAGTGTGGAAAAGCTTTCATTAATAGCTATAAACTTATTAGGCATCAGGCAACTCATACTGAAGAGAAACTCTATGAATGTAACTAG
- the ZNF180 gene encoding zinc finger protein 180 isoform X6: MRNNSEEKPFECNQCGKSFSWSSHLVAHQRTHTGEKPYECSECGKSFSRSSHLVSHQRTHTGEKPYRCNQCGKSFSQSYVLVVHQRTHTGEKPYECNQCGKSFRQSYKLIAHQRTHTGEKPYECNQCGKSFIQSYKLIAHQRIHTGEKPYECNQCGKSFSQSYKLVAHQRTHTGEKPFECNQCGKSFSWSSQLVAHQRTHTGEKPYECSECGKSFNRSSHLVMHQRIHTGEKPYECNQCGKSFSQSYVLVVHQRTHTGEKPYECSQCGKSFRQSSCLTQHQRTHTGEKPFECNQCGKTFSLSARLIVHQRTHTGEKPFTCIQCGKAFINSYKLIRHQATHTEEKLYECN; the protein is encoded by the coding sequence ATGAGAAATAATTCTGAAGAGAAACCTTTTGAATGTAATCAGTGTGGGAAATCCTTCAGCTGGAGCTCTCATCTTGTTGCACATCAGAGaactcacacaggggagaaaccttatgaatgtagTGAATGTGGAAAATCCTTCAGCCGGAGCTCTCACCTTGTTTCCCATCAGAgaactcatactggagagaaaccttacaggTGTAATCAATGTGGGAAATCCTTTAGCCAGAGTTATGTCCTTGTTGTGCATCAAAgaactcatactggagagaagccttaTGAATGCAATCAATGTGGAAAGTCATTCAGGCAGAGCTATAAACTTATTGCACATCAAAGAAcacacactggagagaagccctatgaATGTAATCAATGTGGGAAATCATTTATCCAGAGCTATAAACTTATTGCACATCAAAGAATTCATACTGGGgaaaaaccctatgaatgcaATCAGTGTGGGAAATCCTTTAGTCAAAGTTATAAACTTGTTGCTCATCAGAGAACTCACACAGGAGAAAAACCCTTTGAATGTAATCAGTGTGGGAAATCCTTCAGCTGGAGCTCTCAGCTTGTTGCACATCaaagaactcacactggagagaaaccatatgaaTGTAGTGAATGTGGAAAATCTTTTAACCGCAGTTCTCACCTTGTTAtgcatcagagaattcacactgggGAAAAACCGTATGAATGTAATCAGTGTGGGAAATCCTTCAGCCAGAGTTATGTTCTCGTTGTACATCAGAGAACTCATACTGGAGAAAAGCCCTATGAATGCAGTCAATGTGGGAAGTCCTTCAGACAGAGTTCATGCCTTACTCAACATCAGAgaactcatactggagagaaaccatttGAATGTAATCAGTGTGGAAAAACATTTAGCTTGAGTGCTCGACTTATTGTGCATCAAAgaactcatactggagagaaaccctttaCATGTATTCAGTGTGGAAAAGCTTTCATTAATAGCTATAAACTTATTAGGCATCAGGCAACTCATACTGAAGAGAAACTCTATGAATGTAACTAG